The region TTTATCATAAAGAGTTACTGAGGCATCAAGTAATTTTGAAATTTCAAGCAATTTTTGATTTTCAAATTCTTCAATAATAACTAAAAAACCATTGACAGTGTTGGTTGCTATTGGGTCAACAATTGGAAATACACCAATAAAATACGGAATTGAGTTAAAAGACTTTGTTTTAACAACGGGGGTTAAATATCCAATTTCTAGAATATTCGTAAATATTTCTTTGAGGAAATCATCTAAATTCAATTGTTTTGTGTATTCATAGCCTTTTGAATAGGTTTCAGCCTTTTTTTGAAGTTTATAGGTTTGATTTTTGGAGGTTACTTCTACTCCAGTTCCAGCAGTGTTCGGAGGATAAAGTATCCAAAGTTGCATACCATTATATTCTTGAGTTGTAACAAATGGTTCTAAGATGCTGTATCTTTCCATTAAGGATATAGACTTTGAAGCAGTTTTTTCCTTAAGTATAGTATCAGATGCTATTAATTTTCCAGTTTTTTCAAGCGTTCTTTTTTCCGAGTCGAGAAAGTTTGAGAATATTGTTCCTAAAGTTTTTAGTGAATTGTCAAAGGATTGAGTGTACATTTCTTTCATTTGTTTGGATACTTCTTCTTCGATTAGTGTGATTTGACTTTTTAAATAGTTATTGTACGAGTTTAGCTGTTCTTGTACAGCGTCGTTATACTCATTTATTTGTTTTAGATATTCGTTGTTCAAATCTTCCACTACATATGAGATGTTAGCTTCGTTCTCTAAGGTTTTATTTTGAATAGACAGTGTTATATAAATTACTAAGAAGATACATGGCAGTAAGCCAAGGACCAAAAGTATAATACTAATTTTGTTGCTAAATTTGTTAAACCATTTTATGTTCATGTTCTCTCTGTCTCTTGGTTTCATTTTGATTCCTCCCATGAAAGCGTTTTCTAAATCATTTATATTATATAACAAAAAATGATTATATATAGTAATTAAATATTCCAAAATAGTAAGAATAACAAAATAAAAAGATGAAAAACCCTCTTTTTATTTATTTGAACGTATTAATTCTATTAAACTATGCAAGACATTCGAAGCATGATCTTTAACTTTTACATTCTCCCATATTTTTCTTACGAATCCATCTGGATCAACTAATATGGTTGTTCTAATAACGCCCCAATGTTCCCTACCGTACATTTTCTTTAACTGCCATACACCTAACTTTTCTAGAACAACATGATCAGGGTCACTAAGAAGAAGAATTTTTAAATCATTTTTTTCTATAAATTTTTTATGAGATTCTTCAGAGTCAGGACTAATTCCTATAATTTCACAGTTATATTTTTTAAATTCAGAAAGCTTATTAGAAAAATCAAGTGCTTCCAATAAGCAACCTTTAGAGCCATCTTTTGGATAGAAATATATTACAAGCCATTTGCCTAAGAAATCATTGATATTTATTAATTCACCGTTTGCATCTTTCAAGGAAAATGTTGGTAGTCTATCTCCTTCCTCTAACCTAAAATATTTCATCCATATCAATCCTCCAGGTTTCTATATCTAGAAAGCGAATCCACCACCACCAATTTTAATTGTTATGTATGGACCGGTTGGACCAAATTTAGGAACATTAGAAACAGAAGTGTCAGACAATTTCCATCCGCCAATTGGATCAAATGGTGCAAACACATATCCTGCTGAAATTCCAATTGCAAATCCTCCTGTTGATGAAGAAGCTTTAAAAGTTAATATATAATCTGCTCCAAAACCAATTTTAAAAATAGGAATAGGTCCTGAGATAAATAAATTTTCATGATAATCGGTAAGAAGATCTTCAAATTTTTTAGAATCTGGAAATTCTGATACTTTAAATGTCATTCCTCCAAACCCAACTCCGCCCATTCCATAGACTCTTAAGGATTGTTTTGCATAGATTAAATATCCAATGTCGAAAAGGCCATAACCAACATCTAACTCAACGGTGTAATCATCGGCTTTTTCTGACAAGGTAATTCCATAGCCTTCTCCTCCATATAATGTTTTTCCTATCAGAGCATATCCACCGCCACCTGTATAAAAAGCTGGATTTGAAAATGTTGGTAGATTGTTATCATTCAACGTTTTGTTTAACTCACCAAGATCCATCCACTTTGCTCCAAAATCTCCACCACCCAATCCACCAAATTCTCCACCAGAAAATCCTTGGGAAAATGACAAACTTGCAACGATTATGACAATTAAACTTACTAAGGTTCTTGACAGGTTTTTCATTGTTTGTTACCTCCTTCGTTGCTATTAGATTTTGGTTACTTTAAAAATGCTGAGAGGTACATTTTATAAATTTTTGGATTAAATTATCCTTTTTGCCTGTATGAAGAAAGATATTTTTCTCTTAATTTTTTGGCATCTTGTGGTGACAGCTCTGAAATTTCTCCTATTTTCAATGCTTCTATATAAATTTGGGCAGTCTTTTCTGCAATGATTGAAGTAGTTAAAGCCTCAATTTCATTTTCTCCTATTGTGACTAGTCCATGGTTTTTTAATATAACTGCATAATTCATCTCTAGCGCTTCAACTGCTTTAAGCGCCAAATCTTTTGTTCCAGGTTCGCCATACTTTGCAACATTAATTCTTTCTCCACATATCATTACCCCATCTTCTATCAAGGGAGGGATGTATTCTTTTACAAGAGAAACTACCGAAGAATATATTGGGTGAGAATGTATTATGGCATTAACGTCTTTTCTGTTTTTATATATTTCTAAATGGAGTTGATATTCTGAAGAAGGCTTTCTAAATCCTTCTAAAATATTTCCATCAATGTCAATAACCATGACATCATCTTCGTTCATTTTATCATAAGGATATCCTGAAGGTGTGATGAATATTTTATCTCCATCTTTTATTGAAGCATTTCCCCAGGTACCTTTGACAAGACCATTTTTTTCCATTGAAAGACAAATATTAATTAGTCGCTGTTTTTCATTCATATTATATATTCTTTCTAACAAAACTTAGAAAGAAGGTCAGCCTCCTTTAATTGATATTTTTGCTGTCTTTAGGAATTTTAAAATCTGCATTATACATATGTTTCGTATTTGATTTTTACGAAATACCTCCTTAATTCTAATCGCTATTAACTCTTAATCTCTTTAACTTTTCGGTACTTGTACCGAGGAAGGGGAGAGGGCTCCGCCCTGAACCCATTATAAATTCAAATGCTTTTTTTAGAAAATCTTCCCTTCTAATTCGGTACTTGTACCGAGAAAGGGGAGAGGGCTCCGCCCTGAACCCATTATAAATTCAAATGCTTTTTTTAGAAAATCTTCCCTTCTAATTCGGTACTTGTACCGAGAAAGGGGAGAGGGCTCCGCCATGAACCCATTATAAATTCAAAAAAATGTTATTCGAAAATTCTAATTTATAAACGCATATTATAATATAGTTTAAAAATTATAAAAAAATGTTAATTCAAAATCATTCAATAATAAATCTATTTATATTGTCAATTTTACCAGATAATATAAAAATATTTTTAAAAAGTTCAAAAAAACTTATTGTTTCAGATAAATTTTAGGAGAAACAAGAATACCCATTGGTTTAAGTCTATATTCGTACGACCATCGGCTTCCTGTGGTTCTCCAAGCATCTGGTCCAAACCAAAAGTATGTATCGTCACAATTATGAACAGTTCCAAAGGCGTTTATTCTGTTGCCATATGCTGTTATGTCGATATCATGTTTTCCTTTATTTACTTTACCTAATTCTAATGTGTATGGAGCAAATGCTATCTTTCCTTTTTCTTGACCATCTACACTGATAGATAATAATGGGTTTCTGAATTGAGGAACTTCAATAGTTAGGTTTCCTTCATTGCATTCAATTGTGCAATGATAAGTAACATTGCCTGCATAAAAAGGAAGACCTTGGTTAACCCAATTTCCGAAAGTGAGTGCTTTTTGGGGTTCAACAATCTTTTTGTGTTTACCGCTAACCTTTACACCAAAATCTCCAAGAAGGTAGCACCATTCTACGTTAGTTTTTGAATTAAACGGAATTTCTAAAATTATCTCTGAAATTCCTAGGCGAAGGTTTGGGATCTTGACTTTCTTAATACTTTTATCTACAAACCAACCTACAACTTCTGGTTCTACATGTTTCTTATTCACAAATATTTTTGTGTTTTCAACGTTTTCTAAGGCTAAACACGGATTTTTCAATTCTATATCCGATTCTATACTAAACTTAAGCTTCAATACATGTTCAAAAGGTTCCTCTTTTTTAATTGTCCAAGGTTGAGCTAATTTGTTCATACGTAATGGGTAATTTAAGAGTTCTCTAAACTTATTATCTATTCGAAGTATTTCGTCTACCTGTTGCCAGCCTCTACCATCAAATGAATATTCTGCCATATCAAGTAATAGAACATTTGGTTCTGAAAGAGAATAATTTACTGGATCTTCTAATCTTATTTCTTTTGTTTCTTTCTCTACAATCGATAGGTTTTCTTTCTTCTTTTCACTTTCTGTAAAATTACTTGATTCAAGTTTTAATAGCAAACTATCATGGGGATAAAATTCATAATCAACAATAGTTTCACCGTTTATTATTTTTGCTTCAGTTTCTTTAATACTTCCATTAATTGTGTCGTATATTACTGGGTTGCATTCCCCTTTTATAATAATTTTTATCCTTTCTTTTTCTGCTATGTCTGGATTTTTCATTTTATACACATGAGAAATGAACAACCATTTATTGTTCGCGTCTTTTCTCATTTGATAAAATAGATTATCAGATGGTGATCCATCTTGTTTGATTATTTCTATGTCTCTGTATTGATTTAATTCTTGCATTAATTTACCTTTTGAAAACGGAATAACTGTCGACTTTTCTGCAAGTTTTTTTGCTTTATTTGATTCAACTGCATCAACAAATCGAGGTAGTTCACCTAAAAATATAATCTTTCCCCCTGTCTTTTGAAAGGCTTCTAATCTATCTAATGTAGTAGATCTTAATGTTTCACATCCAGGGACTATTATTACATCGTAGTTCATCGCTCCAACTTGGAAGGTCTTGTTTTCTTGAATTTTCGAGAGAGAAGGTAATAATGATTCTGCTATATAATCAAAATCAATCAATCCAAATAATAACCATTCGGTAATATTTTTAAAGTTATCTTCTAATTCCTCTCTTTTAATAGCAGTCTTATCTTGAGGTCCCCAATATAGCCAGTAAGATTCAATAGGGTGTATAACTCCTACCTTTACTTCTGGTGTCCCCCGAGTTAAAACAGTGTTCAATCGCGCAAAATGGTCTTCAATCAATGAATATTCTTTGTACCAAGGAATTTGATATCCGATGCTTGGAGGATAATCCCTTTTTGCTTCCCCTTGCATTGATACCCAGGTAAGATGGTGTACTCTAACCGTAACTCCTAAAGCAGCTTGCCAATCTCCAGCTAGTTTGTACCCTCTAAAATCGAAATCCCAATTTGTAACACCATATAATTCGCTTAGAACGCCTTCTCTTGCGTATTGATGCGCAGCGCTTTGAGCTTGTTTTGCTGTTGTAAATTCTCTCCTATCACAAAGCATATCAATTCCTGGAAGTTGAAAAGATCGATACGATCTCATTGCTTCACCAACACACGCAGTTTGGGACTCTAACGTTGGTTCTTCCATTAAATGACCTGTTAGCAAGATCCCGTGATTCTCACACCAATCTCCTATAGTATCAGCAAAAGCTTGGGTAAATCTTTCGGTTAAATGGTCGTGATATCTATACCTCACTAAAGAGATTTGGTCGTTTGGTAACTCCCAGATCAATTCTGGCAAATGATCTAATATACTTTGATTGTAGGAGTTAAAATAACTTTCTTCAAAATCATCTGTGAAAGGAAGAATTATCTCACTTTCATCTTCTGAAAATTGTAGATAACTTTTGCGTGTAAATTGCGGCTCATCTGTAAAAATCGCAGGAATAGATTTACCAAAATCTTCTCCTAATTCTTGAAAATATTTTTCGTGAGTTATTTCCACAAACGTTTCTATCGCTCTTTTATTAAGAGTATCTACGTAAGCTTGATTATTAAACCAAGGATCATCTGCAGCTATTTCAAGGTATGCATACCATATTTTGGAATTGTCTTTTGATTTTTCATTGTCTTTTAACCTTTTGTAACGGGTTAGGTAACCATTTTCCAAAACAATTTCATATCTAGCTAGTAACTTTCTTTTTTTGCCTTGTTCTACTCTTTTGTTTGCTCGTAAATGTTCTACAACTATTTCGGAATCGTTATAATAAATGGGGGTGAAAACAAGAAAGCGTTGTCTATATTGATCATCTTTTGTTACATATCCGCCTGCAAAACCAGAAGGCCATCTGTCTTCATCATACAACCAGCATAGCATATCTTCTTCTTTTGCTTTTTCATTACATAACTTAACTAAACTCATAAACTCATCACTTAAATAATCAACTGCTAAACCTGTTCGTGAATGAATATGAAATCCACCTATTCCCATGATTTTAAAGTTATCTATTTGCTCAAGCAAATCTTCTTTATTTAAACTTGAGTTCCAAGCCCAAAATGGTGCACCTCTGTATTCACTTGTTGGATTTTTAAATAATTCTTGCGATATATCTCGTTTATTTTTTGGATATAACATGTTCTTTGTCTCCTTTCGTTATGTTTACTGTCTTTAAAAATTCTAAAATCAAAGTTATTTTTAATTTTTATAAAAAAGCTCTTTAACTTTTTTGATACTTGTAGCTAAGAAGGGTGAGGGCTGCGCCCTGTTACCCTCATAAATTCAAAAACAATAATTAAATTATGGCTTTTTAATACTTGCAGCTAAGAAGGGAGAGGGCTGCGCCCTGTTACCCTCATAAATTCAAAATTTTATTTTGAGATAATTTTTATTTCTAAAGTACTTATTATGTTTTAATATATTAGAGTTTCATATGTAATTAATTATTGGATTTAAAATAATAGATAGTATTTATTTGTAAAAAGTGGTCAATATATGATGATCTTATGATATAATTTCATCATAATATATCATAATGTCTTTGAAAACTAAAACGAAGCTAACTAAAGGTGTTTTGAGTTATATCAAGTTAGTCGACAATAATTTGATATATTCGAGTTTTTTGAAAGAAACACAATTATTAAAATATTTAAAAGTATAAGGAGTGAGTTGTATTGAACAAAATTATGAGGCAAGATAAAATATTAGAAATTTTACAAAATAGGAATTCTGTTAATTTGGATGATTTAGCAAAAGAACTGAAAGTATCAATGGTGACAATTAGGCGAGATGTTGCAGAGTTATATGAAAGGGGATTAATAGAAAAGTTTTACGGCGGTATAAGAAAAAGGAATCATTTTACTGAAGCATTATTTTTTGAAAGAGTGAAAATTAATCAAGATAAAAAAGAAAAGATTGCAGAATTAGCATTGAGGTTTATAAGTAGAGATAGTACTGTTTTTCTGGATGCAAGTAGCACTTGTTATCTTTTAGCTAGAAAGTTAGCAGAAAGATATGAGTTTTTAAATATAGTTACTAACAACTTATATACAGCCTTAGCACTTGCAGAAAACACGACTCATAATATAATAGTAATTGGTGGAACGTTAGATAACAAAAATGGGGTTACTATGGGAGTTATTCCAGAAAATATGATGAAGGAGATACGAGTAGAAAAAGCATTTTTCTCTTGTAGTGCATTTTCTGTGGATGAAGGAGCTTTTGAAAATCTACCACAAAGTGCTAGCATAAAGAAAATAGTTGGTGAAAATTGTGATGAAATATATATGCTAGTTGATAGTTCAAAATTTGATAAAAGATCGATCATGAAAACTTTCAGTATAGAAGAAATAGATAAGTTTGTTTCTGATTCATTTGATGAAAAGATATATAAAGTTTTCAAAGATAATTTTATATATCAATAAGGGGCTTAAGTCAAGCCCCTTATTTTCATTTAATTTTTCTAATTAAATTACTTTTTACTGTAGTGTTTTCTCATTTCTTCATTTTCTGGTAAAGCTAATATTTCATCTATAACTTTCACTACTTGTTCATAAGATCTGGTTCTAGGATCTCTTATCAAAAATTCCTCTAAAACTCTTCTATCCCCTGTTAAAAAGGCTTCTAGTGCCCATTCCATTCTTAATATTCTTGGCATTAAGTACATCTTTTTGATTCTTTCTGGTATATCGGGATCGATTTTATATGGATGGATTCCATTTTTGTCTGCATATACTGGTATCTCTACTGCCACATCATCTGCAATTCCTGGGATGGTTCCTTTGTTGAGAATATTTAATACTAAGTCAACTTTTTCATCGTTCAATAAGGCGTTTGCTAGTAAAATATGTTGTTCTCCGCTTTTCTTTTCAGGATCTAACAGTTCATAGACTTCCTTGGTATACTCTTTTTTCAAATCATCTTTTGCAGTAGATATTATCGCTTGTTGTGTTTCTTTAGAGAGTAATTTTGCTTTTGGATTTTCTTTAAAATATTTTGCAACTTGTTGGGTTATTATCGCTCTTTCTGCTTGCCTTTCTTGATACCATTTCCAGCCTAATTCTGAGTCAACACCACCCCATGGTTCACCAAACCATTTTTTCTTTGTTTCAAGATTATAATGATATTTCCAACTTCCATTTCTCACAGTATCTCCTATAGGCATCCTTCCATAAAATTCATACATGTCTTTTGCAACAAGCGATATTTGATCATCGAAAGGATTGGTTGGTTTAAAGTTTTTGAGTTCTTTTTCAAGTAATTCATCTATGAGGTGATGAGCATCTTTTCCTTCATATTTAAATCTTGTCAACCAAATCCCATGGTTGACTCCAGCAACTTGCCAATCAACCTTTTGCTTTTCTAATCCCATTTTCTCAATTATATAATCTACACCATGATGACCATGGCATATACCAACCATATTAATTGGAACAACTCTTGAAATTAAGGTTGTTAATTCAAAAACAGGGTTTGCAGCTTGAAGTAACCAAGCTTTGGGAGATAGTTTTTCGATAAGTTTTGCAACATCAAACATAAATTTTATTTGATTGAAATTTGAAATTGTGTAATAGTCAGATACCATGTTGAACTCTTGTGCATCAATCCCCCTATAATAACCATACTTTTCAGAAATTTGTCTAACCTTCTCAAAATAACTATGACCACCAACTAAGGCTGTGTTTACAACAAAGCTCGCATCTTTAATGGAATCTTCTAAGTTCATAGTAGTTTCGAATCTAAGATCAGAACCTAATTCTTCAGCATATTTTTTAGCTAATGTATGAACAGCGTTTAACCTATTTTTATCAATATCCATAAGCGACACAAGGCTTCCTGATAATCCTTTTGTTTTGCATAAGTCTCCTACTAATCTTAGTGAAAAGGATGCACTTCCTGCTCCTATAATACTTATTTTTACTCCTGGCATGTTTTATCTTTCCTCCTTGAGATTTTTTATTGGTACTTTCTAGTTTATTAAGAAAAAATTATTAACAAGATATAATTCATTATTTTCTCCTTTCAAAATGGTTATGCCTTTATTATTAAATTAAATCTCCATATATTACGCCCATTTCTCAAGTGGATTTTCTTTCTACTAATCTTGGTGGAAGTGAAACTTGATCTGAAGAACAATATTATATAGGTATTTATTGGCTTCTTCTTCAAGAGATTCAAGAATTTGTGGGAAGTAAAGGTTTGAAATTTGAGACAATATAAATCCTCTTACATAGCTTTTGTTATTAACAAAGCTTCGAGCTATTTTGTTAGGCTGATAGTTATATTTTTTGATATATTTGAGGACTTTTTTCTGACTTAAGGGTTCACATTCTTTTGTAACTTTGTTAAATATTAAGATCTTTCTTTAGCGGGCGTTCAATTTGCTTTTTAGGTAACACTGTTCTCTAAAAGCTGCTATTTCGGCTTCAAGATTAGTGTTTGCAGATTCGCCAAAAAAGCATGAATTATAGGGACAACTAAAGTTGGATTATGCTTTAACTCTTCTTTTATAATGGCATCAATTTTTGCCATTGCCACTCCCTCTTGCATGCAAGTAAATGGACCAACGTGAAATATACCTGAAACTTTTTGTTGACTATTGGAAAGTTCGCCGTTTAAAAATTTTAGGAAAGTACCGATGACTAAAGGTGATTCACCCATAATGTCGCCATGATAACGTCGGCTGTTTTGCATGTCTTCAATAATTTTTCGTGGTGTGGGGACAATATGGCGTTCTTGTAGATGGTTACCAAATATTGTTTTGAATCGCCAGTCTACGAAAGCCATATATTTTTCAACAAAACCAAATATAAAGCTTGGGTTTCTTCTATTAGTTATGTACATTACATATTCTAACCATTCGGATATAGAACCTCTTATTATTTCTAATCTTTCTTCTTCAATTTTTTGTATGACATAGTCAGCATATGGATCATGCTGTCTAGTATAAATTTCCCCTATATATAATACTAGTGGTAATGAATGTTCATTTGCACTAGGTGCTAATTCAGAGAAAATCTTAGTAGTTTCTCTGACCCATTTTTTCAAAAATTTATAAGATGCACCATGTTTTATAAGAAGGTTTTGTAGACTTTTCCATTGTTGATCACAAACCTCATCAAATTTTTTGAAATCATCACAATAAGGTCTAAATCTTCTTATTAAATCATCTCCCATATCAGCCATTTTAACTGCTCTGAAAATATAGAGAAGTGCACCTACTTTTGAAGTAAGTGTCTTGAATTGTTCTGGTACAACGATATCAAAATAGCCAACATCTGCAGAAGGGCTTATAAGATATATGCCTTCCATTCCTTCTTGTCTCAAGAATATTTTTATTACTTCTCCATATTTTCCAAATCGACATGGCCCAGCAGTGGTGGGTAAAAATAGAACAATATTTTCATTTATCCATTTTTTCCCTTTTTCTTTAGCCATTTCTTCCAATTCTGCCATCACATCTCCTACTACACCACGTAATGGAAAACATACCTCTGTTGTAAGAAATCTATCTGAATATTCCTTTGATTTAGGGGTAGCTGAGGGTATTACTTTTGATTCGATACCGTAATGTCTTAAGATTGAAACGCCCAAATTACTTGCTTCTCCCATGTAAGGAATAAGCCATAGTTTTTTACCTAGTTCAAGTTGTTTATTATGTTTTCCATTTGGAAATAAAACAAAGTTTGTCAAGTCTATATTCGTTTTAGGAGTTGCTTTTTTGACCAACCGTTCATGTGCTTCTGCACGAGTAACAAAAGGAGCATTATTAGTCTGTGCATCAGTTACTAAGTGTAAGAAAGGTTTTTCTACTCTTTTGAATATTTCATCCTCATGATAGAATTTAACTGAATCAGGGCCACATGCGAAATTCATCTGTCTTATTGGAAAAAGTTTTGGATGTTTTGCAACAAATATTGAAGCCTGAAGAATGTGGGAGTTTTGGTACCAGTATTCGTTATAGGACAGATCGTCAATTGGAATATCCTTATAATAGTTCTCTAAAAATGTTTGGGGGATATATCTCATGCCTCTTTGTTTTGTGAACATTGAACCTGATTGAGATGAAGCCTGAGGATCCAGTATAACATAATCGCGACCTAATCCTATATAACCGATTTCCCTGGATTTTTCTAATTCTTTTAAGAATCGTTCACCTTGCTTGTAGAGATCTTCTTTAAATTCAGTAACTTTTTTATCTGCAATATAGATAGCTTTCAAAATATCTTTTTTTGTAATGTTGTAACCAATGCGTGTAAACTCTTCAAAAAGAGATTGAGAAGTTCTTTCATTATCTTTCCAATAAATAATGGGCAAAATTTCTCTTTGTGGTTGAAGACCAATAATATCTTGGATTAAGTATCCCTCAGCTTCGGTATATATACAGAATTTTCTGTATGGTTTTCTTTCTCTTATTTCTTCAATTGGAGCAGGATTAAAAAGATGCTTGATTCTATTATCCTTTGCAAGTAGGTCAGCATGTCCTAAAACCAATTTCATAGCGATACAAAACTCTGTGGGGGCTATATTTATGCCTCTTTGGGCGATTTCTTCATTTGAAACCGGTGTAATAACAGGCATAAAACCTAATTCTCTTAGCAAAGCTCCAGCCCAAATTCCCATTTCTCCAAGAGTTATACCACTTCTGTGAATCCCTACTGTGGGAATACTTTTATCTTCTAATTTATTTAGTTGATCATAAGTTATTCCATTAAAATGCTTTTCAAATATATTATGATATATTTCTACGTAATCTGTTCTTGTAACATTAACCCCTTCACTGTTTCCTCTGGGGCAAAAACCTCCAGTAATTATTTCTTCATCACCGATTGTAAATATTTTTAGTTTGCAATTTCTCATTTTACAGGAAAGTTGGCCATAATGTTCAGAACATAAAATTTCTTTCTTATCAAATGACATGTTTACAAATTCAAATCCTCTAAATGCTGATTGAACAATTTTATCCTTTTTTCTTGCTTCAATTATTTCATCTCTAAGAAAAAGTCCAGCTCCCCAAGCACCAAATAATTCTCTGTGAGGGTAAGCATATATATCTTTACCTGTGACTTGTGCCATAGCAGCCAAAAAAGCCTTACCTAAAGCAGGGCCACCTTGGCATGAGCATTTGTTTTGTACATGTTGAGGCCCACCAACAAATTTATTGAAATAACTCGCTGCAGTAGATCTAACAATTGCAGCAGCAATTTCTTCTTTAGAAAAACCTTCTGAAATCAGTCTATTTTCTTCCATTTCCATGAATACGCCGCACGTGGAATCTATTATTGGTACAATCTCTGCTTTTAATGCAGCCTCTTGTAGAGTACTTTTCACATCTAAATCCAGTATTTGGGCCATATTTTCTAAAGTTTGTCCCGCTCCAGCCTGACAAGAGTAATTCATTCTTGCTTCTTTTATTTGGTCAGTTGCTTTGTTTCCATTAACCCTAAAAGAGGTAAATTTCATGTCCTGACCGCCAATTTCAAAGATAGTGTCTATATCAGGATCATGGAATTTAATGCCTTTAGCGTGACATGTAATTTCATCTACCGCTCCATCTAAAACGAGATAGCCTTCTTTTTCAAGACGTTTCTTCAAGGATTGACTAATCAAAATTCTTTCATATAGTTTTCTTGCCGATCCTGTAGTGCAAATACCTTTGACTAAGTATTTATCCGCATTTTTTGATAGATATCTAAAAACTTCTTTTAAAGCACCTTCCGGATCTCCATGTGTACTAATATAAATCTTATCAAGAAGTTCTCCAGTA is a window of Defluviitoga tunisiensis DNA encoding:
- a CDS encoding acyl-CoA dehydratase activase-related protein; translation: MYYVGIDIGSSSIQIAAIDQEKNLVYVMENIPHFGTPLKMLPNIWHNLTTNLDDKIISTSFTGIGAQHFNKVFPDLLFDYESVTIPKGVFLLEPNASYVFHIGAKDSYFLRLAVVEDEINLLEWSANSKCGGGSGILIEKQLRRLYLKDDLKFFNIEDPYQKQKQMEQLFVKAESEITEFTKLSGFNARCGVIIQSDLIHEQNEGAQKPYLIAKLYTTVARNFKNDVLGARELDSSLTAIATGGVFSSNYILNSVKNLSGVNVKRPKHHTAVAAIGIAIKALEKNNTFVMDFNQLFKITDFSKEKRFFAGPLHSSLEKVHIFEHEINESPHQELKEVTIGVDGGSTTTKAAVVDVNTGELLDKIYISTHGDPEGALKEVFRYLSKNADKYLVKGICTTGSARKLYERILISQSLKKRLEKEGYLVLDGAVDEITCHAKGIKFHDPDIDTIFEIGGQDMKFTSFRVNGNKATDQIKEARMNYSCQAGAGQTLENMAQILDLDVKSTLQEAALKAEIVPIIDSTCGVFMEMEENRLISEGFSKEEIAAAIVRSTAASYFNKFVGGPQHVQNKCSCQGGPALGKAFLAAMAQVTGKDIYAYPHRELFGAWGAGLFLRDEIIEARKKDKIVQSAFRGFEFVNMSFDKKEILCSEHYGQLSCKMRNCKLKIFTIGDEEIITGGFCPRGNSEGVNVTRTDYVEIYHNIFEKHFNGITYDQLNKLEDKSIPTVGIHRSGITLGEMGIWAGALLRELGFMPVITPVSNEEIAQRGINIAPTEFCIAMKLVLGHADLLAKDNRIKHLFNPAPIEEIRERKPYRKFCIYTEAEGYLIQDIIGLQPQREILPIIYWKDNERTSQSLFEEFTRIGYNITKKDILKAIYIADKKVTEFKEDLYKQGERFLKELEKSREIGYIGLGRDYVILDPQASSQSGSMFTKQRGMRYIPQTFLENYYKDIPIDDLSYNEYWYQNSHILQASIFVAKHPKLFPIRQMNFACGPDSVKFYHEDEIFKRVEKPFLHLVTDAQTNNAPFVTRAEAHERLVKKATPKTNIDLTNFVLFPNGKHNKQLELGKKLWLIPYMGEASNLGVSILRHYGIESKVIPSATPKSKEYSDRFLTTEVCFPLRGVVGDVMAELEEMAKEKGKKWINENIVLFLPTTAGPCRFGKYGEVIKIFLRQEGMEGIYLISPSADVGYFDIVVPEQFKTLTSKVGALLYIFRAVKMADMGDDLIRRFRPYCDDFKKFDEVCDQQWKSLQNLLIKHGASYKFLKKWVRETTKIFSELAPSANEHSLPLVLYIGEIYTRQHDPYADYVIQKIEEERLEIIRGSISEWLEYVMYITNRRNPSFIFGFVEKYMAFVDWRFKTIFGNHLQERHIVPTPRKIIEDMQNSRRYHGDIMGESPLVIGTFLKFLNGELSNSQQKVSGIFHVGPFTCMQEGVAMAKIDAIIKEELKHNPTLVVPIIHAFLANLQTLILKPK